A region from the Hypanus sabinus isolate sHypSab1 chromosome 22, sHypSab1.hap1, whole genome shotgun sequence genome encodes:
- the LOC132379564 gene encoding homeobox protein vex1-like, whose translation MSLLSGPMSQALVYWNPCFDVRAHLLINVRKCPINTRAFERSASSFFVLKMLEAAFSVEWLAQSSQNSKKSRDEYGQVFRSGHAARYGDFCATERSHGEVTARSTIGSGRSLATNNQGTKTQQRSLAIRARAACNSSSASGGADTESSGSGEWADRRRLRTIFTAEQVRMLESSFERQQYPGTFVRRSLAGELRLSETQVKTWFQNRRMKLKQQLQVAQAEALKSRLLLQYFSHPYHSAHSFPYVVESSFFLHYPEFGPHPTQTPISNHRLLRFDYQLDLPQTSGHY comes from the exons ATGTCTCTTTTGTCGGGGCCGATGAGTCAAGCACTTGTTTATTGGAATCCTTGCTTTGATGTCCGAGCACATTTACTCATCAATGTGAGGAAATGTCCCATAAATACCCGGGCATTCGAAAGGAGCGCTTCTTCTTTTTttgttctgaagatgctggaagctGCATTTTCAGTGGAGTGGCTTGCTCAGAGTAGTCAGAACAGCAAAAAAAGTCGGGATGAGTATGGCCAAGTGTTTCGAAGTGGACATGCGGCGAGATATGGTGATTTCTGCGCGACTGAGAGGTCACACGGGGAAGTCACAGCGAGATCTACTATAGGAAGCGGTAGGTCACTAGCCACTAATAACCAGGGGACCAAAACCCAGCAGCGATCTCTGGCAATACGAG CTCGGGCCGCCTGCAACAGCAGCAGCGCCTCAGGAGGCGCGGACACCGAGTCCTCCGGGAGCGGCGAGTGGGCGGACCGCCGGCGCCTTCGGACCATCTTCACCGCGGAGCAAGTGCGCATGCTCGAGTCTAGTTTCGAGCGTCAGCAGTATCCGGGCACCTTTGTGAGGAGGAGCCTAGCAGGGGAGCTCCGCCTATCAGAGACGCAG gTCAAAACCTGGTTTCAGAATCGTCGGATGAAACTCAAGCAGCAGCTTCAGGTTGCTCAGGCTGAGGCACTGAAGTCCAGACTGCTTCTTCAGTATTTCTCCCATCCATATCACTCTGCTCACAGCTTTCCTTATGTGGTAGAATCCAGCTTTTTCCTTCATTACCCTGAATttggacctcaccccacccagaCTCCTATCTCGAATCACCGCTTGCTGCGCTTTGACTACCAGCTAGATCTACCTCAGACCTCGGGTCACTACTAG